The segment tAAGCCTCCGATGGCAAATCCAGGAACATTACGCTGTGTCATTTCTACAGAATGGGGGATAATATTGCTAAAGCACAAGTTTAAACCCTGATTTTTACATTGTCCAAATCAAGCTATGAGGGCACATTTCTTGAAAATTTGCATTTGTGCAATACTGGATTTCTCCGTATATCCTGTCATTTCTATCCAGATATGACCCCACCATCCAGGATGCTTGTCAGTTCCTGTATGCAGAATTTGAGGTAAGAAAAAGGATCATTCGGAAGCAAGTACCATCTAGACAAGCCTTGCGCAGGTCTGCATTCAGTCCTCCTTGAATGATAGCAAAGAGGTTCTGCTTGTCTGGATTTTTATTGGCTGCTATGCAACGGTCCAGCCAGCGAATAGATCTGTGCATGGCCTCCTCTACCCGCGGTCCCGTGACAGTACTGCTGACAACGTCATCAAGCTGCATCATGATGTCGGACCctgtggaaaataaatgtgaacagGGAAGGGCTGTCTGTTAGCCACTAAAAATGAATGGGAAGGTCCAAGTCTTTGTCCCCCAACACTGACCCAGACTGTTTTGTATGCTGATGGATTTTTCCGGACTTAGGAGGATCTCTTTGCCGTCATAGGGAGACTTAAACTTGACCCcttcctcattgacctctgaGAGCTCGACAAGAGATACCATCTGAAAGCCTCCACTGTCCTGTAAGAAGagggaaatgaaacacaagatttcatcacaaaacacaacaatgacctCTTACATTTCTGagtatatataaaaatctcTTGCAACCTTTAACCCTTTTCATAATCCATTATTGTGTTTAGAAAGGTCACACTCACTGTTAAGAGATTTTTCTTCCAGTTCATGAATCCATGTAAACCATTGGCTTTCTCTATCAAATCTGGTCCCTGTGCAGCAGAGTTGAAATGGACAAAAGCAACCAGTCAGGAAAATTTCACCAATTGATACAACCAGTTTTAAAGAACAattattttcaagaaaaaaagcGGACTGATATCATAGGTGTCACCTACCGGTCTCATACCCAGGTGGTATGTGTTCCCCAGACAAATCTGGCACCCAAGACCATCCAATTGATCCACTGTGATCCCCTTCAGGGTCCCCTGGGTGCCGACGGGCATGAAAACCGGGGTGCTGACAGCGGAATGTGGCAGGATCAGATCACAAGCTCTGGCTTTAGTCACCGGACACTCAGCGACTATTCGCAGAGTGAGCGGAGAAGCAACACACAGAGTTTTCTTTAAGGACATGTGGCTTTCTGGATCATTTGTACCTGTTCCACACTCTACGATGGCAGCCATATTGTATTGAACACATGACGTGAGACAGCTGAAAACGACGGTGGCATTAACCAATCAGAAATCACCAATTTGATCGGAGCGGAAGGCACGCCTGTTTGTCATCCAATAAAAAGCCTGGTTTTGTGGACAAGCAGTGAAACTGACCAATAGAATACCAAGCTTTCTCAGACAAGAGGCGGGTGCAATAGGCGCCGGTTTCGATCGGATGTCGTTTCCCCTGACCGGATGGTGTTTGTGTAGAGGAAGTTTTGTTTTGCGAGTTTTCCGTCCGTCTCGCCCGACAGAGTATTTAGTAATTGTACGCAAGAGAACACGAAATGATTTTAGCGTGAGCTGTATTACCGATAACAGCTCGAGTGTTTGAGAGGGAGGGACAGTCTGAGCTGTTTGAGGCGGCGGAGCTCAGCAGAGTAACCCGAGAGCTCCTCGTTGCTAAGCTAACGTTACCTAGCTAGTTAGCGCGGCTAGCGTTAGGCTCAGGTCTGCGTTGTGTTGAGGGGGAGCTCTCTGAGCTAACGAAGCCATGGGGAACCGGGGCATGGAAGACCTCATTCCCCTAATTAACAAGCTTCAAGACGCTTTCAGCTCTATAGGCCAGAGTTGCAATTTGGACCTGCCTCAGATCGCGGTTGTCGGCGGACAGAGTGCCGGGAAGAGCTCGGTGTTGGAGAATTTCGTTGGCAGGTAAGTGAGCAGGGCTCTGCTAGGGAAGTTCAATTTGCAAATCAACCCACAGTTCATATACTTGATGTGGTGTGGAGGCCTTAGACCGCGCTTTCTGTACGTCTTTTGTACATCAGATTTGGAAAATGCCTTTTACGCTGTGAGTCGTCGGGATTGTTACGTCGATGCTGTTTTACGCACTTGTCGTAAAGCTGGCCTCAGAGTGTAGAAAGGCTGCAGGTTCAACCACTGGAAGTAATTTC is part of the Echeneis naucrates chromosome 8, fEcheNa1.1, whole genome shotgun sequence genome and harbors:
- the qtrt1 gene encoding queuine tRNA-ribosyltransferase catalytic subunit 1 produces the protein MAAIVECGTGTNDPESHMSLKKTLCVASPLTLRIVAECPVTKARACDLILPHSAVSTPVFMPVGTQGTLKGITVDQLDGLGCQICLGNTYHLGMRPGPDLIEKANGLHGFMNWKKNLLTDSGGFQMVSLVELSEVNEEGVKFKSPYDGKEILLSPEKSISIQNSLGSDIMMQLDDVVSSTVTGPRVEEAMHRSIRWLDRCIAANKNPDKQNLFAIIQGGLNADLRKACLDEMTQRNVPGFAIGGLSGGEEKDDFWRMVTLSTDHLPREKPRYLMGVGYAVDLVVCVALGCDMFDCVFPTRTARFGSALVPWGSLQVKHKQYAKDFQPIDPDCPCPTCKRHSRAYLHALFKSDTSAMHHITIHNIAYQLTLMRSVRQSIVDGRFPEFIRSFMKQMFPSPDQYPSWAVDALASVNVTLE